The genomic interval AGGCCCTGTTCGCCCGCGAGTGCGACGGCTTCGCCTACGCCCGGTCGGGCAACCCCACCACGCGCATCCTCGAGGAGCGGGTCACCGCCCTCGAGGGCGGAGCGGGCGCCATCGCCGTCGCGAGCGGCCAGGCCGCGACCACGATCGCCCTGTGCTCCCTGCTCGCGCCCGGCACCCACCTCGTCGCCTCCGAGCGCCTCTACGGCGGGACCACCGAGTTCCTCGACGACACGCTCGCCGACCTCTCCGTGGCCACGACCACCGTCGACCCGTGGGACCTCGACGCCTGGGCGCAGGCCATCCGGCCCGAGACCCGCGTGTTCCTGCTCGAGAGCATCGCCAACCCCGGGGCCGAGCTGGTCGACCTCGACGCCGTGTGCGCGCTGGCCCACGAGCACGACATCGCCGTGGTCGTCGACTCCACGCTCGCGAGCCCCGCGCTGTACCGCCCCGGCGACCACGGCGCGGACCTGATCGTGCACTCGGCGACGAAGTACCTGGCCGGCCACGGCACCACGATCGCGGGCCTCATCGTCGACACGGGGCGCTTCGACCCGCGCCGCCGGCCCGAGCGGTGGCCGCGCCTGACGGCACCCAACCCGCGCTTCGGGGTCACCTTCGCCGACGAGTACGACCAGGGCTGCTCGGGCCTGCTCGGATACGCGCGCGCCAAGTACATGACCGACTTCGGCGCGACCCTGCCGGGACAGAGCGCCCACACCGTGCTGCTGGGCATCGAGACCCTCGACCTGCGCATGGAGCGCATCAGCGCCGCCGCCGCCGAGCTCGCCGACTGGCTGCGCGAGCAGGACGACGTGGCCCGCGTGAACCATCCCTCGAGCCCTGATCGGCGCGACGCCGAGATCGCCGCGCGCGACTTCCCCCGCGGGACCTCCGGCGTGTTCTCGATCGACCTCGAGGGCGGGGAGGGCGCCGTCGAGGCGTTCTGCGACGCGCTCGAGCTGTTCACGCTCGCCGTGAACCTCGGGGACGTGCGCTCGCTCGTATGTCACCCGGCGACCACGACCCACTGCCACCTGACGCCCGCCCAGCGCGCGGCCTGCGGTGTCGGCGACGGCACCGTGCGCCTCACCATCGGGCTCGAGGACCTCGTGGACCTGCGCGAGGACCTCGCCCGCGGGCTGCGGGCGGCGCGGCGGGTGCGCGCCCAGGGGATCGTCGCCGTCTGAGGAGACCCCTCCCGGCACCGGCCGCGCTACCGTGGCCGGACCACTGCGCGAGGGAGGGACCATGACCGAGGCCCAGGATGCGACGCCCACGGGAGGAGAGGAGCGGCCCGACGCGCTCCCGCCCCTGCCCGAGGAGGGCGTCCGGCGTGTGCTGTGCGTGGTCGCCCACCCCGACGACCTCGAGTACGGGGCGTCCGCGGCGGTCTCGACGTGGACCCGCCGCGGCCTCGAGGTGACCTATCTGCTGCTGACCGCCGGCGAGGCCGGCATGGCCGATCCGCCCGAGGTGGTCGCCCCGTTGCGCGAGAGAGAGCAGAGGGCGGCATGCGCCGCAGTCGGGGTGAGCGACCTGCGGATCCTCGGTGAGCCCGACGGCATGCTCGAGCACGGGCTCGACCTGCGCCGCGCCATCGCCCGGGTGGTCCGCCAGGTGCGCCCGGACCTCGTGCTCACCACGAACTTCGACGTCGAGGCCTACGGCGGGCTCAACCAGGCCGACCACCGCGCAGCCGGGCTCGCGACGGTCGACGCGGCGCGCGACGCCGCGAACCCGTGGGTGTTCCGCGACCTCGTCGAGGAGGCATGGCAGGCGCGTGCCCTGCTCGTGGCGGGCTCCGACCGCCCGACCCACGCCGTGATCGTGGACACCGAGGCCGTCGAGGCGGCGGTCGCCTCCCTCGCCTCGCACCGGGCCTACCTCGAGCACATCGGCGACCATCCGGCCCCCGAGGAGTTCATCCCCGCGATCCTGCGCGACGGAGGACGGGTCGCGGGCGGCGAGCACGCCGTGGTGCTGCGGGTGTACGAGCTCGCGGGGCTCGGCGCCGAGAGCGCCGACGCGGGGGAGTGAGCCCGCTCGGCCTCCGTCAGGCGCGGCGCACCTGCTCCGCGTAGGCGTCGAGCACGCGCAGGATCCCGTCGTGCTGCCAGACACGGTCGCGGGACCTCCCCGTGCGCTCGGTGAGAACGCCGGCCTCGCTCAGCTGCGCGAGGGCGCGCTGTGCCGTCACCGCGTTCGTCGACAGCATCGCGCGCACGTAGGAGGCGTTGACGATCGGCTGGCCCACCAGGAGGGGGAGCAGCGCCCACCCGCTCGCCTGCGGGCGCAGCCCGGCGAGGCGCTCCCGGGAGGCCGCGAGCTCGCGGGCGAGATCGTCGACGAGCGCCCTCCCGGTCACCGCGCCGTAGCGGGCGGCCCGGGCGAACTGCCCGATGATCGGGGCGGCGTCGCCGGCCCGATACGCCGTGAGGGCGTGCGTGTACCCCTCGACGTCGGTCAGCAGACCGGCCGAGATCGGCGCCGTCGTACGGGACACAAGCCCCTTGCCGTGCACCATCGCGTGGACGAGGGCGCGCCCGGTGCGGCCGTTGCCGTCCGTGAAGGGATGGATGGTCTCGAACTGGGCGTGCGCGATCGCCGCCTGCAGCAGGACCGGCAGGTCCTCGCGGGCGATGAAGGCCAGCAGGTCCTCCATCGCCCCGGGCACGTCCTCGGCCTCCGGCGCCACGTGCACCGCCCCGAGCGGGCTCGAGCCGTGGCGCCCGATCCAGACCAGACGGGTGCGCAGACGCCCGGCCTCGCGGCGGTGCGTGGGATCCGCCGAGAGCAGTGCCGCCTGCATCGCGAGCACCGCCTCGAGGTCGAGCCGGTCGGCGAGGTCGAGGGCGGCCTCCATCGCCCGCACGTTGCCGATCACGAGGCGGGCGTTGGCGCTCGAGGACTCCTCGAGCTCGGCGAGCGCGAGCTGACGCGCCCCCACCGTGAGGTCCTCGATCTGGGACGAGGACGCGGACTCGGTGCGCAGCAGGATCGAGCTCATGGGCCCCAGGCCCAGATGGTCCGGGCCCAGGGTCGACGCGCCGTGGGCGTCCAGCCGGCCCAGCGCCGACTCGGCGTCGGCGGCGTCGGCGGCGATCTCGCCCGGGATCGACAGGTCGAGGCCGGCGATCCGAGCGGGGACGGCGGCCCGATACGTGCCGGTGCCGCGGCGCCGGGCCTGGCGCGAGGCGAGGCCGTCGTCGGGCACGTGCCACGTCCCCTCGCGGTGGCCGAGAGGGGGCACGGGCAGGCGGGGACCGGCGGGATCGGTGATCACGGAGACCACTCTAGTAACAGTTCTTCAAGAAGTGTTACTAGCCGGAGCGGTGACCCTCGGGTTCGACATCGCCCGACGCCTCAGCGGTGACGGCCGAACCACGCGGCGGCGAACGCCACGAGCGCCCGGGCGGGCAGCAGCCGGGCGGCGGCCTCGCCCACGTGGCCCGTCCGCACGAGCCCCGTGTCGGCCGCGAAGGCCGCGGCGACCTCCTCGAAGTCCTCGTCGTGCACGTCGAGCTCCTCCCATGTGACCCACTCGCGCCGTCCGTCGACGAGCAGCGCCGCCCCGTTGGGCACGGTCCGCTGCCCCGGGCAGCTCGCGCGGTGCTCGGCGAGATGGAGCACGGTGGCCTTGGCCGCCGTGACGCCGAGCAGGAGGATCTGTGCGTCGAGGTCGACGAGCGCGCTCAGCGGGGACTCCTCGCCGGCGGGGGAGTCGAGCCGATGGCGGGCGGTGATCCGCCGCGCATGCGGCCCCGCCGCCGCGATCGAGCGATGGGGGTGCGGACTGCGGAGGGCGCCGGGGGTGGTGCGGAACAGCTCGGCGACCGCGCCCATGGTCTGGCTGGGGGTGGTGGCCGGGTCGTACAGCGGGAGGTTCTCGCGGATCGTCGGCCACCAGGCGGCCGGGGCCTGCTGCAGCATCGCGGGGTCGCACAGCTGCCACGACTGGGCGGGCATCACGAGCGTGCCCTCGGCGCCGACGGTCTCGCGCAGGGCCTCGAGCACCGCCTGCGCCCCGCCGACCACCCATCCCAGGGATCGCAGCGACGTGTGCACCATGACGGTCGCGCCCTGTGGCACGCCCAGGGCGTGCAGGTCCTCGACGAGACGCTGCGTGGTGACGGGGCCCGGGGAGCCGGGTGCGGAGGAAGAGGTCATGGTGGTGCCTTCCGAGTGTGGTCAGGGCTGGACGATGCGACGGATTCCCTCACGGACGTCGGCGACGGCCGCAGGTTCCCGATCAAGGGCCTGATGGATGCTGAGCCCCTCCATGAGGGCGTCGAGCAGGCGGGCGGTGAGCGGGTCGAGACGACGCTCGAACGATGCCCGGGTGCGGGCCATCCAGCGCTCGGTGATGTCCCGGAAGGTCGCGTCCCGAGCTGCGAGCGTGGAGAGCTCGTGGGTCAGGACGAGGTCGTCGTGACCCGTCTGCCCGATGATCGCGCGCGTGACGAGGTCGAGCACCTGGGCCGCGTCCTCGGCCTGCGAGAGCCGGTCGTCGAAGGCGTCGGCGCCGCGCTCGGCAAAGCGGCTGAACGCGTCGTGGAGGAGCTGCTCCATGCCGGTGAAGTAGTACGTCATGGATCCGAGCGGGACCTGCGCCGCCGCGGCGACCTTGCGATGCGAGGTGCCGGCGACACCCTGGGCGGCGATCACGTCGAGCGCCGCCTCGATGATCCTGTCGCGCCGGCCGGGGTCGACCTGTCCGCTCGTCCTCTTGCCCCTGGCTCCCACATGTACGATCGTACCAATCGATGCGTGATCTGCCGCGCATCCATCTCCGCCGACGACGAGGATCCCCCTCGCCTCTTCGAAGGGACCGACGATGACCCGCGACGAGCAGCGCGCCAGGATCCTGTCCGGCGCGGTCTACGACGATCTCACCGCGGAGCTCGTCGACGCCCGCGAACGCGCCGTGCTGGCCACGAACCGGTACAACGCGAGCTTCGGGCAGAGCGCGGAGGTCCGCGAGGAGATCCTGCGCGGCCTGCTCGGGCATGCCGGGCACGGCGCGTTCTTCGAGCCCACCTTCCGCTGCGAGTTCGGCGACACCATCACGGTCGGCGAGAACTTCTACGCCAACTTCGACTGCGTCATGCTCGACGGCGGCGGCATCACGATCGGGGACGACGTCCTGCTCGGTCCCCGGGTCAGGATCTATACCACCAACCATGCCCTCGATCCGGCGGAGCGGGCGGCAGGAGCATGCGTCGCGGGGCCCGTCGTCATCGGCGACACGGTCTGGATCGGCGGCGGGGTCACGATCAATCCGGGCGTCACGATCGGCGAGGGCGCGGTGATCGGCTCCGGGAGCGTCGTGACGAAGGACGTGCCCGCACGGACCATCGCCGCGGGCGTCCCCGCGCGGCCGATCCGGGCCATCACCGAGGCCGACCGCACCGGCTACCTCGACGCGCGCGGCGGGCGCCCCCTCCTCTAGCCCGGATCGGCCGACGTGCTCGTGCGCGCCTCCTGCACCTCGATCGTCCGGATGACGCGCGCCGGGACGCCGCCGACGACCGTGCGCGGCGGCACGTCCTTCGTGATCACCGCCCCCGCCGCCACGGCGGCTCCGTCGCCGATCGTGACGCCGGGCAGGATCGTCGCGTTCGCGCCCACCCAGACCCGCTCGCCGATGACGACCGGGCGAGGCACCGTGGTGGCACGCGTCTGAGGGTCGAGATCGTGGTTGAGGGTGGCGATCACGACGTTGTGCCCGATGAGGGCGTCGTCGCCGAGGGTGATGCCGCCCTGGTCCTGGAACCGGCAGCCGCTGTTGAGGAAGACCCGCTCGCCGAGGCGGATGTTCTTGCCGCAGTCGGTCGTGAAGGACGGGAAGATCCGGAACGACGACGGGACCGGGCGGCCCGTGATCCGGGACATGAGGTCCACGCGCTCCTCGGGCGTCGTGTACCGGGTGTTGAGCTCCATGAACAGGGCGATCGCCTCGTTCGCGAGGTCGTCCATCGCCTGGGCTAGGTCGGTGCCGGGCAGGGCGGGCTCCCCGGCGTCCATCCGGGCCACGAACTCGTCGGTCTCCATGCGCGTCTCCTTCTCGAGGGTCCTCGGAACCGGCGAGCGAGCCGGTGGTCGAGCCCATCATGCCCGGAGGCGCCCGTCAGAGCATGCCGACGAGCTGCTCGACGAGGATGCCCCCGCCGAGCAGGATCATGAGCACCCCGGACACTCGGGTCACCGCCGCGCTCGCCCGCGGCCGCGCGCTCAGCAGTCGCCGGCCGCCGAGGGCCACGCCGAAGTAGATGACGGTGATGTCGAGGACGTGCAGGCCGCCGAGCACGAGCATCTGCGCCGCCGACGGCCAGCCCGTCGCCGAGGTGAACTGCGGCAGCAGCGCGATGAGCAGCAGCACGCCCTTGGGGTTGATGATCGCGACGCCCGCCCCGCGCGCGAACTGCACGGCCACGTCGTCCCCGAGCGCCCGATCGCTCGCCCGCAGCTGCTCGGCCCGGCTCAGCAGGGCGCCGCAGCCCAGCAGGATCAGGTAACCCGCCCCGGCGAGGGTGAGAGCCGTGAGCGCGACCGGACAGGCGGTCATGAGCGCGCCGATGCCGACCGCGACCGCCACGACCACGACCACGTAGCCGCAGGCCATGCCGAGCACCGAGGGCGCGGCCGACCTCGCGCGCAGGCCCGACGCGATCGCGTACGCCCAGTCCGCGCCCGGGGTGAGGGCGAGCGCGAGGGCGATCGCCCAGAACTGCCCGACCAGTGACCACTCCATCCCTGCCCCTCTCTCTGTCGTGCGGGAAGAGCCTAGGAAGGATCGCGTGAAATGTGCTTCGCTTCGTGCGCGAACCGTTCCACCTGGGTGGCAGGATGACGCGCATGGACGCGTTGAACCGGGAAATCCTCTCCCTGCTGCAGGAGGACGGGCGGATGAGCGCCACCGATGTCGCCCGCGCGGTCGGCCTGAGCCTGTCCTCGTGCCACCGTCGGGTGAAGGAGCTCGAGGCGAGCGGTGCGATCGAGCGCTACCGCGCCGTGGTCGCGCCCGACGCGGTCGGCCTGAGGTTCGAGGCGATCGTGTTCGTCATGATGAACAGCTCCGCACCCGACGTCCTGGAGGAGTTCGAACGGGCGATCCTTGAGCTGCCCGACGTCGTCACCGGACACCGGCTGTTCGGCGATCCCGACTACATGCTGCGGGTCCTCACCCGTGACCTCGCCGCGTACCAGGAGCTCTACGACCGCACGCTCAGCGCCCTGCCGGGGGTGCAGCGACTCACCTCGACGATCGTCATGAAGCGGATCGGCGTCGAGGGCACCGTGCCGATCCCGTGAGGGGACGCGTCGTGCCTGCTCAGCCGGCGTCCTGTGCACGGGGCCGGTCGCGCATCCTGCGCGGCTGCAGCACGCCGGCGAGCAAGATCACGGCGACGCCCGCGAGCGGGATCGCGAGCAGACCCGCGCGGAGGCCGGCTGCGTCGGCGACCATGCCCACCACGGGCGGCGACAGCAGGAAGCCCAGGCGCATGAGCCACGAGACGACGGTGAGCCCCGTGCCGTGACGCAGCCCCGGCAGGTCGTCGGCCTGGTTCATGGCGGCGGGGACCAGAGTGGCGACCCCGAAGCCGGCGGCGGCGAACCCGAGGATGCTGCCCGGGACCGTCGGCACGGCGAGCGCGAGACCCATGCCCACGGCGGCGATCGCGCCGCCGGCGCGGGCGACCGCCCGCTGTCCGAAGCGGTCGACCATGCCGTCCCCCAGGAGCCGGCCGATGAACTGCGCGCCGACGAGGGCGATCAGGCCTGTCGCGGCGATCGCGCCCGGCGCGTCGAGCGAGGTCAGGTAGAGGGTCGCCCACGTGAACCCGGCGTCCTCGACGATGGTCCCGGCCATCGCGATGACGACGAGGGCGACGAGCGTGAGCACGATCCGCCACGAGATGCCGGAGCGGAGCGCCGTACCCCTCTCCTCGGCATCGGCGACCGCCTCCTCGTCCCGCTCGCCGTCGCGCCCGGTCAGGCAGAACCGCAGCGCGGTCAGGGACACGACGGAGAACAGGGCGGCGGAGATCGTCAGATGCACCCCGATGGGCACGTCCAGGGCGATCGCGGCCGCGGCCATCGCGCCGCCGAGCACGGCGCCGATGGACCACACGGCATGGAACGAGTTGATGATCGAGCGGCCGTAGCGGCGCTGCACGCGCAGGCCGTGGGCGTTCTGCGCGACGTCGGTGATCGCGTCGAAGCCGCCGCCGACGAGCAGGCACAGCGCGAACAGCCACACGTTCGGGGCGAACCCGGCGGTGAGCAGACCGAGGCTCGTCAGGATCGTGCCGGCGACGGCGGCGGCTCCGGAGCCGAGCCTGCGGATCACGGACGCCGCGCCGAGACCGGCGAGGATCGCGCCGATCGGGAAGGCGATCACGGCCAGGCCGTAGGCGGTGTTGTCGAGGCCGAGCGCATTCTTGATCTCGGGGTAGCGGGGAAGGATGTTCGCGTAGAGGGCGCCGTTGGTGAGGAACAGCGCCGAGACGGCGCCGCGGGCGCGGCGATCGGTCTGCGAGGCGCGAGGTGGGCGAGTGGCACGCATGCGCGCACGGGTCCTTTCGGCAGGGGGGAGGGGGTGGCGTCCGCGGAGCAGAGGCGATCAGGCGTCTGCGGCGGTGATCCGGGCGACCGCGAGCGCGACCTCGCCGCGGTCGCGCGACGTGTCGTCGAGGGCAAGGTGGATGGTGAGGCCCTCGATGAGCGCATCCAGGGCGCGCGCCGTCTCGGGGTCGAACCAGCGCTCGAGCGCGGCGCGGCTGCGCGCCATCCACGCAGTCGTGAGGTCGCGATAGGAGGCGTCGCGGGCAGCCAGGGTGTACAGCTCATGGGTGAGCACGAGATCCCGCGCACTGCCGAACACGTCCTCGAGGATGATCGCGACGACCGCCTCCCGCGCTTCCTGGAGACTCGTCGCTGCGGTCATGCGCCGCTCGAAGCCTTCGCTGACGGAGGTCGAGAAGCGCGTGAACGCGTCGTGCAGGAGGCTGTCGATGCCCTCGAAGTGATAGGTCATCGACCCCAGGGGAACGCCGGCGGCGGCCGCGATGCGACGGTGGGACGCCCCGGCGACACCGTGCTCGGCGATCACGTCCAGGCAGGCGTCGATGATGCGGTCCCGTCGCTCCGGGTCGTTGCGACGCCCACGACGGGTGCCGGGTTCAGCGGTCGTCATCGCTCTCTCCGAGGGTGCGGATCACGCGGGCGGGGTTGCCCACGGCGACGACGTCCGCGGGAATGTCCTTGGTGACGACGGACCCAGCGCCGATCACCGTGTTGTCGCCGATCGTGACGCCGGGGCACACGATCACGCCGCCGCCGAGCCATACGTTGTCGCCGATCGTGATCGGTTTCGCCGCCTCGAGCTTGTCCCGACGCGGCTGAGGGGCGAGCGGATGGGTGGGCGTCAGGAGCTGGACGTTGGGGCCGATCTGGCAGTCCGCACCGATCGTGATCGCGGCGACGTCGAGCGCGGTGAGGTTGTAGTTGGCGAAGGTGCGAGCCCCGATCGAGATGTTCTCGCCATAGTCCACGAACAGCGGCGGCTTGATGTACGCGTCCTCGCCGACCGAGCCCAGCAGCTGCGCCATCACCTCGCGGCCGTTGCCCGTCCCCGTGGTCTCCAGGCGCTCGTAGAGGTCGGTGAGTTCGACGGCGCGTCGGGCGAGACGGCCGTTCTCCGGATCGTCGGCGATATAGAGGTCTCCGGCGAGCATGCGTTCCCGGTTCGTACGCGTGTCCCCCGCGAAGTAGTCGATCATGCGGCTGACCCTAGCATCACTGCGTACGAACGTCCGCATTAGTGGGTACGAGTGTCCGCACCGTGGCGATGCCGTTCCACCGAGGCCGTGTCCGCCCCGGGCGACCAGCCTCTACGCTCGTCCCATGTCACCTGCCCTGCTCCGTCGGCTCGCCGGCGCCTACCTGCTGGTGCAGGGCGCCGGCGTGGTCGCCTGGTGGATCGTGCTCGCGCTCGCGCCTGCCGCCCGGGCACCGTTCCGGGCGGCGACCGCTCCGGATGCGACGCTCCTGGCCTTCGCCGTCGGCGACCTGCTGATGGTCGGCGTCCTGTCGGCCCTGACCGGCATCGGCGTGCTCCGCCGCCGGCGCTGGGCCGGCCCCGCCCTCCTGGTGCATGCGAGCGCGTGTCTCTACGCGGGGCTGTACTGCCTGTCGCTCCCGCTGCTCGGCGACGGCTCCGGATGGGCCGCCGCCCT from Brachybacterium huguangmaarense carries:
- a CDS encoding O-acetylhomoserine aminocarboxypropyltransferase/cysteine synthase family protein gives rise to the protein MGTQHVHAGWRAQDAHGAVVPPVYSSSAYAHPSHARLKALFARECDGFAYARSGNPTTRILEERVTALEGGAGAIAVASGQAATTIALCSLLAPGTHLVASERLYGGTTEFLDDTLADLSVATTTVDPWDLDAWAQAIRPETRVFLLESIANPGAELVDLDAVCALAHEHDIAVVVDSTLASPALYRPGDHGADLIVHSATKYLAGHGTTIAGLIVDTGRFDPRRRPERWPRLTAPNPRFGVTFADEYDQGCSGLLGYARAKYMTDFGATLPGQSAHTVLLGIETLDLRMERISAAAAELADWLREQDDVARVNHPSSPDRRDAEIAARDFPRGTSGVFSIDLEGGEGAVEAFCDALELFTLAVNLGDVRSLVCHPATTTHCHLTPAQRAACGVGDGTVRLTIGLEDLVDLREDLARGLRAARRVRAQGIVAV
- a CDS encoding PIG-L deacetylase family protein, whose translation is MTEAQDATPTGGEERPDALPPLPEEGVRRVLCVVAHPDDLEYGASAAVSTWTRRGLEVTYLLLTAGEAGMADPPEVVAPLREREQRAACAAVGVSDLRILGEPDGMLEHGLDLRRAIARVVRQVRPDLVLTTNFDVEAYGGLNQADHRAAGLATVDAARDAANPWVFRDLVEEAWQARALLVAGSDRPTHAVIVDTEAVEAAVASLASHRAYLEHIGDHPAPEEFIPAILRDGGRVAGGEHAVVLRVYELAGLGAESADAGE
- a CDS encoding Fic family protein, producing MITDPAGPRLPVPPLGHREGTWHVPDDGLASRQARRRGTGTYRAAVPARIAGLDLSIPGEIAADAADAESALGRLDAHGASTLGPDHLGLGPMSSILLRTESASSSQIEDLTVGARQLALAELEESSSANARLVIGNVRAMEAALDLADRLDLEAVLAMQAALLSADPTHRREAGRLRTRLVWIGRHGSSPLGAVHVAPEAEDVPGAMEDLLAFIAREDLPVLLQAAIAHAQFETIHPFTDGNGRTGRALVHAMVHGKGLVSRTTAPISAGLLTDVEGYTHALTAYRAGDAAPIIGQFARAARYGAVTGRALVDDLARELAASRERLAGLRPQASGWALLPLLVGQPIVNASYVRAMLSTNAVTAQRALAQLSEAGVLTERTGRSRDRVWQHDGILRVLDAYAEQVRRA
- a CDS encoding aminoglycoside N(3)-acetyltransferase — its product is MTSSSAPGSPGPVTTQRLVEDLHALGVPQGATVMVHTSLRSLGWVVGGAQAVLEALRETVGAEGTLVMPAQSWQLCDPAMLQQAPAAWWPTIRENLPLYDPATTPSQTMGAVAELFRTTPGALRSPHPHRSIAAAGPHARRITARHRLDSPAGEESPLSALVDLDAQILLLGVTAAKATVLHLAEHRASCPGQRTVPNGAALLVDGRREWVTWEELDVHDEDFEEVAAAFAADTGLVRTGHVGEAAARLLPARALVAFAAAWFGRHR
- a CDS encoding TetR/AcrR family transcriptional regulator; protein product: MGARGKRTSGQVDPGRRDRIIEAALDVIAAQGVAGTSHRKVAAAAQVPLGSMTYYFTGMEQLLHDAFSRFAERGADAFDDRLSQAEDAAQVLDLVTRAIIGQTGHDDLVLTHELSTLAARDATFRDITERWMARTRASFERRLDPLTARLLDALMEGLSIHQALDREPAAVADVREGIRRIVQP
- a CDS encoding sugar O-acetyltransferase; the encoded protein is MTRDEQRARILSGAVYDDLTAELVDARERAVLATNRYNASFGQSAEVREEILRGLLGHAGHGAFFEPTFRCEFGDTITVGENFYANFDCVMLDGGGITIGDDVLLGPRVRIYTTNHALDPAERAAGACVAGPVVIGDTVWIGGGVTINPGVTIGEGAVIGSGSVVTKDVPARTIAAGVPARPIRAITEADRTGYLDARGGRPLL
- a CDS encoding DapH/DapD/GlmU-related protein translates to METDEFVARMDAGEPALPGTDLAQAMDDLANEAIALFMELNTRYTTPEERVDLMSRITGRPVPSSFRIFPSFTTDCGKNIRLGERVFLNSGCRFQDQGGITLGDDALIGHNVVIATLNHDLDPQTRATTVPRPVVIGERVWVGANATILPGVTIGDGAAVAAGAVITKDVPPRTVVGGVPARVIRTIEVQEARTSTSADPG
- a CDS encoding LysE family translocator, with protein sequence MEWSLVGQFWAIALALALTPGADWAYAIASGLRARSAAPSVLGMACGYVVVVVAVAVGIGALMTACPVALTALTLAGAGYLILLGCGALLSRAEQLRASDRALGDDVAVQFARGAGVAIINPKGVLLLIALLPQFTSATGWPSAAQMLVLGGLHVLDITVIYFGVALGGRRLLSARPRASAAVTRVSGVLMILLGGGILVEQLVGML
- a CDS encoding Lrp/AsnC family transcriptional regulator, which gives rise to MDALNREILSLLQEDGRMSATDVARAVGLSLSSCHRRVKELEASGAIERYRAVVAPDAVGLRFEAIVFVMMNSSAPDVLEEFERAILELPDVVTGHRLFGDPDYMLRVLTRDLAAYQELYDRTLSALPGVQRLTSTIVMKRIGVEGTVPIP
- a CDS encoding MFS transporter, yielding MRATRPPRASQTDRRARGAVSALFLTNGALYANILPRYPEIKNALGLDNTAYGLAVIAFPIGAILAGLGAASVIRRLGSGAAAVAGTILTSLGLLTAGFAPNVWLFALCLLVGGGFDAITDVAQNAHGLRVQRRYGRSIINSFHAVWSIGAVLGGAMAAAAIALDVPIGVHLTISAALFSVVSLTALRFCLTGRDGERDEEAVADAEERGTALRSGISWRIVLTLVALVVIAMAGTIVEDAGFTWATLYLTSLDAPGAIAATGLIALVGAQFIGRLLGDGMVDRFGQRAVARAGGAIAAVGMGLALAVPTVPGSILGFAAAGFGVATLVPAAMNQADDLPGLRHGTGLTVVSWLMRLGFLLSPPVVGMVADAAGLRAGLLAIPLAGVAVILLAGVLQPRRMRDRPRAQDAG
- a CDS encoding TetR/AcrR family transcriptional regulator translates to MTTAEPGTRRGRRNDPERRDRIIDACLDVIAEHGVAGASHRRIAAAAGVPLGSMTYHFEGIDSLLHDAFTRFSTSVSEGFERRMTAATSLQEAREAVVAIILEDVFGSARDLVLTHELYTLAARDASYRDLTTAWMARSRAALERWFDPETARALDALIEGLTIHLALDDTSRDRGEVALAVARITAADA
- a CDS encoding sugar O-acetyltransferase yields the protein MIDYFAGDTRTNRERMLAGDLYIADDPENGRLARRAVELTDLYERLETTGTGNGREVMAQLLGSVGEDAYIKPPLFVDYGENISIGARTFANYNLTALDVAAITIGADCQIGPNVQLLTPTHPLAPQPRRDKLEAAKPITIGDNVWLGGGVIVCPGVTIGDNTVIGAGSVVTKDIPADVVAVGNPARVIRTLGESDDDR